AAGCTCGAaggctggttttgctctttgcCCAGGTCTTggccgggcaggagggagagacCTGAAGAAGGAGgctggctggggggagcgggTTGGTTCCCCCATCCACACCTAGCGTAAAAGGCAACAGCTACAACCAGCACCCTGAACTTGCAACGTGGGGTGATCCCGGCCTTTGCCAGTGGGTAAAACCGCGCGAGGTTGTGGCAGGGCAGCCAGGTGTGGGGCTcggcggctgcggctgctccctGCCGAGGGCTTGGAGCCGTTTGCGAAGGCAGCTGTGTTTTGTGAGGTGCTGGTGCAAATACGAAAGCCGGGGAATCGCACGACCGCATCTGCGCTGCGGGGGCTGTGTGTCGTCAAAGAAATTAAAGGCAGACCGTCGGCGCTGGCACGTGGAAAGCGGCACGGAGAGGCCAAGCGGTGAAGCCTGGGGTGGGAAAGCTCGGCGTGTGTCGACCGAGGCGTTGGCAGCAGCGCCCGGGTGGGCTTTGGGGCTGGACGGGTCCCGCATTGCAACCTGCCCCGACCCCGCGGCGGgagcccctcctgccagcccagcaccccgctgccgcagccgctgtgggtgggcagggtgccagccccctccctgcacaccTGGAGCCCCAAACATCTGCCACCGCCACCGgcgcccgctgccgcccccgccccagcacccaggcacgTGGGGCCGGGGCTCCGGCACCCAGGTGTGTGCTGACCCCCCCCGCCCGacctgcaccccggggtgctcgtAGGGAAATGTGTGATATAAGGACAAATGCATGTTCAGGAATCTATAGGCACACAGACATATTTTTAGCTAAACGTGTGGATGTGGTTTACATATTCAAATTACAGTGATGTGTATTCGTATACATTTATCAAGGCACATCTTTTGTGAGCTGGAGAGCAAAAGAGCGAGGAAGCACAAGGGCACAAGCGAGACAGCAGGGACGGGGCGTGCGTGCCTGTATGTGCCTATATTGTACTTCCCTGGACACGTATCCCAAGGCGCAGAGACAGCGCAAGTGAGTTTAGTTATAGATTTCCATTTATGAGACATCGGTGGCTGCAGGCTTATCGATGTACACACGTGCAacataaagtatttattttttcatatacatatatatatatattcagagaaagagagaaaattatctCACACATACCTATCACCCCATGTATGAAGAGAGATGATCATACACGCTCagacacattttaaattattttatattatatgcTTGTAtttgtaagtgtgtgtgtgtgttttttcctctttctctctgcctaCACACAGATACcccccatattttattttttaatatttatacacTTATATGTGTGtggtttatttatatattttactatatttatttattatttatgtgtTTCTGTGGTTTATATGTAAACGAGTGATATACATGCAGGTGCATATGTGCGTAGTTTagctatttttatatttcttcgagaaaggaaggagagggggagggagggaggcagggagagagaatggaagaaaatacagacacataaataaatatttatataaattctaTGTCGAGGTGGATACGGGGATATCTGCGTGTGAGTTGGCGGGGGGAACGACCGGCTCCCTTGCGCTCCCtctccatacacacacacatgcatacacgcAGACAGAGACTATATATCAATCAAGACAGATACATACACATACCcccacacatatatatatatatatgccagaGATCGCAGAAGAGATCGCAACCTCACACACAGATACCCCACATGCGTTTGGGGGCGTGGGGTATTGTCCATTGTGTACGCACACAGTTACATCTATAAGTAAACACTTAAATAAAGTGTATggggcaggggacatggggaatgctctgtgtgtgtgtgtgaatagtGTGCACGCTCTCATATATGTATCTACACGTGTGTGTGTCAATAGTGTGCACGCTCTCATATATGTATCTACACGTGTGTGTGTCAATAGTGTGCATGCTCTCATATATGTATCTACACGTGTGTGTGTCAATAGTGTGCACGCTCTCATATATGTATCTACACGTGTGTGTGTGAATAGTGTGCATGCTCTCATATATGTATCTACACGTGTGTGTGTCAATAGTGTGCACGCTCTCATATATGTATCTACACGTGTGTGTGTGAATAGTGTGCATGCTCTCATATATGTATCTACACGTGTGTGTGTCAATAGTGTGCACGCTCTCATATATGTATCTATACGTGTGTGTGTGAATAGTGTGCATGCTCTCATATATGTAGCTACACGTGTGTGTGTCAATAGTGTGCACGCTCTCATATATGTAGCTACACGTGTGTGTGTCAATAGTGTGCACGCTCTCATATATGTAGCTACACGTGTGTGTGTCAATAGTGTGCATGCTCTCATATATGTATCTATACGTGTGTGTGTCAATAGTGTGCATGCTCTCATATATGTATCTACACGTGTGTGTGTCAATAGTGTGCATGCTCTCATATATGTATCTACACGTGTGTGTGTCAATAGTGTGCACGCTCTCACATACGTATCtatgcacatatgtgtgtgtgggtATATAGTAAGAGAAAGAATATATGCGTGAACAGCTCTTGCTCACACCCTCTGTAACGCAGACAGAGCAAGTGTGTATTGTGTGTCTAACTATATATGTATAGCTGGGGGGATACCGTGTGTGTGTGAACATCTCTAATTAGATAGAATATGTaaaattatatattcatatacgtatatatatatagcGAGAGAGAGTATGGTGTGTTTGTGTGAACGGTGCTTGCTCTCTTGGtgagtatatatgtatatacgcaGCGTGAGAGAGAGCGGTGAGTGAACAGGTCACTCTCcctgcatatatatacatatatatgtgtgtgtgtgtgtatttatagcaAGAGAGAAGTGCTTGTGAGAGAACCACCCTCTCCCTCTGATATACAtaagtatatatatgtgtgtatatatacagcAAGAGAATTTGTGTGTGAAGAGCTCTCTATCGCTTTCTAAGTGTATATGGCTATACATGTAGTGAGAGAATTATGCATGTGACCAGCTTGCACGCGCTCgctctgtatatgtgtgtgtgtgtaaagagTGCTTTCTCtgattatatatgtgtatatgcttATATAAAGAGAATTATATGTGTGAACAGTCTGTTGCATGTCTCGTATATATGCATCTATAGTGGCGTATCTACAACAAGAGAAAGTattgtgtgtgtgagtgcatcTATCGCTCGCTCTctacacatgtatatacatagaGAGAGACTATATATCAAGATATAAACAtgtatctgtatatatttatgcACCCCACACATTATatatggggggagggggggacgagAGATAAAGAATGATAGAaactgtgtgtgtgcgtgtgtgtgtttgaaaaGCTCTCGCTCTTTTTCTCAAGTATATAAGCAAATATagctgcatatatatatatatatatacacatacacatcaGGAGAGAATAATGTGTGTGAATGGCTCTCACTCGCTTGTGTGTATATGGCAAGAGAGCCAACTgcgtatgtatgtgtgcatggacAGCTCTGTAAGTAGATGTATATATTGGAGGGGGGTAGAGTGTGTGtgtgactctctctctctctcccccctctccccccatatatatgtatatgtatgcgCATATAGGCAGAGATTAAGAGAgaaggggtgggtgggaggggagtgtgcgcgggggggggggggtgaacaGGGTGCTCTAAGTATATATGcctatgtatgtgtgtgcatatatatatacacatatatgtataaagaGAATTATGTTTGTATGCATGTGAACAGtctctctctgtgtatatatatatgcgcatatgtgtgtgtgtgtatatatatatacacagcaaGAAAGCATTGTGTGTGTGAGAACAGTTCTCTGAACagctgtatatatgtatatatgtatatatgtatatatgtatatatgcagggggggcaggggggggaagagagagtgAGAGACCTGTtacctctccccccccccaatatctaagtatatatgtatatatacatatatgtgtgtgtatagcaAGAGAGAATTGTGTAATTGTGTGAGTGAACAactctgtatatatgtatgtatataatatatatgtgtgtgtatatataggaaGATAATTGTATTAACAGCTCTCTgagtatatatctatatatatatatatgtagtgagaagtgtgtgtgtgagaacaGCAGTCTGTATTTAGAGAgcacaaatatgtatatatacatatatgtgtatacacttatatatgtgtatacatatagcAAGAGAGGAGTATCGTGTAAGAACAGCTCACTAAGTATATCCATATGTATGCATAGAGAGAGATTAGTGTGGTTTTTGTGTAAACAGTATGTGCtctaattatatatatgtatacatgtctATAGAGAGTGAGGATTATTTGTGTGAACAATCTCTCTGTGTAGATACGTATATATGCATctaaatattcatatatatagCAAGAGAgtagtgtgtgcgtgtgtgagaaTGGCTCTTGCTCTCTCTACTTATGCATAAACATGCGGAGAGAGAATATATCAAGACATATATTTATGCACCCCAGAGCttatacggggggggggggggggaagtgtgatggaaaaatgtgtttgtgtgtatgaaTCGCTCTCGCTCATTTTgctacatatatatgtatctatgtcTAAATATATAGATATAGCAAGAGAATGTGTGTGAACAGCTCtctgtatatatgtatctatGCAGAGAGCATACAGtgcatgcatttgtgtgtgaACAGCTCTTTAAGTAGAGCTGCAATTTTCTGtaggggggtggtgtgtgtgcaaaGCGTGCTCGCTTGCTCTCTGGATCTATATACATGTGCATATAGAGAGCTAAAGACAGAGAAGTGTGTGTGTCAGAGAGAGCCGATCTCTCCCCCCCATAccagtatatatgtgtatacgcGTGTGCGTGGTGAGACTATTGTTTGTGTTTAAACAgctctctccccctttctctatataagtatatatgtgtgtgtgtgtatatatatagtgacagagaactctgtgtgtgtgtgcacatctcCCACACTCCctctctgtatatatgtatatacgcaCATATACATATCTTGCTCAagaggggggggggtgtgagagagagagaacaggtCTATCTGtcattatgtatgtatatatgcatatttctTATATAGTGAGAGAATCATGTGTGCATGTGAACAGCTTTGTGTGGGgcgatatatatatatgtttataagtatgtatgcatatatgccTATATATGtctatttatatatataacaaGAGAATTTTGTGTCTGTGAACAGCTGTCTCCCtaagtatgtatgtatttatacatacatacatgtatgtataaatatgtagTGAGAGAATTATGTATGTTTGAGAATAGCGCTCTCTGTACccttatacacacatacatacagtaTACATGCatgcctgtgtgtgtatatatgcatatggggagagaggggggagtgtgtgtgtgtgagagagagaaaacagctttctgtatatgcacacatatatataaaagtacatatgtatatatagcaCAAGAGAATTTGTCTGTGAACAGCTCTCTCCTTAAGTATATGTACGTATATACATGTAGTGAGCGCATTACGTGTATGAACagctctctccccctctctgtaTACagacatgtatatatgtgtgtgcatatagcAAGAGAACTGTGTGTGTGAACAGCTCTCTCCCTAAGCCTATAAATAGTGAGAATTCCGTGCGTGTGAACAACTCTGTATATAgagtatatatgcatatatgtacacGTACAGCAAACAAAAGGAGTAGCGTGTGTGTGAGAACATCTccgtatatagatatatatgcatatatatggaGAGAGAatagtgtgtgtttgtgtaagcAGCGCTCTCTCtaattatgtatgtatatagaaaCAATTGTGTGTGAACAGTCTCTCTGTATATATTTAAGTATATACATATGGATGCAGCTGTATAGAAAGACACAGCAGCGTGTGTGTGAGAAAAACTCTCGCTTGCGCTCTACGTATGTGTATCCATAGAGAgagaatacacacacacacacacacacacatatatatatgactACATTTATGCACCCCAGAGATTATACATGTatatggggtggggggagatagAATGatagaaaatgtgtgtgtgtgtgagagaatAGCTCGCACTCTTTTTTCAagtatacatacatgcatatgtatCTATAGAAAGCGCACAAGAGAGAGAATAACGTGTGTGAACAGCTCTCGCTCactgtgtatgtatgtatctatgcATATATACGTTTATAACGACAGAGAATATAGGTATTTGTGCGTGAACAGCTAAGTATAGATGTATATATGCAATTCTATATATTGGGGGGGTAGTGCGTGTCTGGGTGTGAAATACCACACGCTCGTGCTcccagtgtgtgtgtatatatgtgtgtgtatacgtgtgCGTGCATACAGGAAGAGGTCAAGAGCGAAGAGAGTGCGTGAGAGCGAGCGAGCAGGTCTCTCGCCCCCATATTGGTATGTATGCATACattatgcatacatatatgtgtgtgtgtatatagcgAGACCATTGTTTGTGTGTTTGAACAGCATGTGCTCTCTCTCTCATCCCCACCCatttctatatatgtatgtaggcATATATAGTGACAGAGAACTGTGCATGAATCTCACACTCACTTTATATATaggcatatatgcatatatatatatatatacacacacacacaccccaagaCAGAAGTGTGTTAGAAGTGTGTCTCTATATATGTTTATgagtatgtatgcatatatgcctatatatgtgtgtatatatatatagcaagAGTAATTGTGTGAGAACAGCTCAGTATATGTGTCTATATGCACACAGAGTGTGAgaagcatgtgtgtatgtgtgaacATATGTAGTAGAAGCATGAGAAGTATGTGTGAACAGCTCTCTggctatatatgtatatatgtatatgagaGAGATGTGTATGTGAACAAGACTCGCTCTCTGTGCCTATATAAGTATATACGTACATATAGGGAGAGAACGTGTGTGTGTTGGGGCTATTTTCCCCCATTCTCCGTGTCTCGCTCCCTCTCTCGAAGCACACAGACACACGCCGCCTCCCCCAGCtgttttattcaaatatttacatCTCCATATATTCATATATGTGTGTTCCGCCCCCTCCCACCTCtcggggggaggcagaggagcccCCACACCCCACCCCGGGCGTGccgcgcgggggggccgggggggccctcTCGGGCTCGCTGCACGCGCTCGCAGCCACACAAACGTGCGGGAGATCGTCGCGCTGCCCGGCCCTGCTCGCGCCCCCACCCACCcgtatatgtattttatttaaatatttatatgctcAGGTCAATACTTTAATAATAGATACCTAGGCGTTTATGTGTATGCGTGCACttacatttctttcatatttacATCTAGCTATTACAATAAATCATAACCAttattacatattattattataacCATATTATATTAacattatatattaatataaccATATTACACATACATAATACACACATGACATGCACACTCCCCCTATACAACCATAATATATAGCCAGCTGAGCTGTAAGTTTCCATTTGGTTACGGCATTAGATCTACACATGCAGACACGTCTGTGTTTGCACGGcccacacacgcacacgcatCCATACATTGCACACCCTaacccaccccccgcccccgctgcaGCCGTGCAGGCGGTGGGTGCCGTGTCCCGGGGGGGTGGGTGTGCGATgctgccccccccggggccgaggggctcccgctggggggtcccggggtcgcccccccccccccccccccggcgcacCCAGGCCCCTGCAGCCCTCCGGGCCGAGGCCGTACGCAACTCATCACAGGGGTGCCCGGCCACGGTtgctggggggtttgggggggagtctcgcatcgggggggggggagggggcagggggcggagagGGCACCCCGCTGCAGGACGGGGGGCGACGGGCACGAccgggcaggatccggccccggcAAAGGGAGCGCCCGGCGGGcggccccagggacccccacccccgcGGGCAGCAGGGGCTCGTCCCctccggcggcggggggcccgggcgAGGGAAATGGCGGAGAGGAGCcgggggatggggagaggaggaggaggaggaggaggaggaggaaggggaggcggcggggctgtgTGGGCTCGGCGCGgcgtgggggggcagggggcgggtgTGTacgtgtgcgtgtgcatgtgtgtgcgtgtgcgtgcgtgtgtagGGTGTGTGCACGCCTCTGCACACCCGTGTGCGTGTGCGCCGTGTCCCGGCACACGCCCGCGGGCCCCGgcgggcacacgcgtgtgccgcCTGCGGGGATGCCCCCGCGCACTCACACCCCCGGCCCACCCACGGCGGGGGCACACGGATCCCACTCCCAGGTGCGGGGGGAAGAGGggcccctcccggcccggccccggggctctgcaAGGGGGCCGTTGtgcaccccccggcccccggtgggatttggggggtgggCTGTGCTCGGGGGGGGGTCAGAGCACCACTGCTGCGCCCCCCAGCCCACGCAGAGCTGCAGCCGGGCTACCAGCCCCATCCCCCCGGCGGTGCGCAGGGCTGCGGGGGCGGCagcgatccccccccccccccccccgcactgtGCCCAGCCGGAGGCCCCCGCACCGCCAGCccacccggccccgccgcgctgcccgcatCCTCCGCTGCGGGGCGAtgcccgccgggggggggggggggggaggggggggccacACCGGACACGCAGAGCTCCCCCCTCGGGGGCCCCgtccgggcggccgcggcggtgGGGGTCGGTGGGGGGGCGGCCCCCGTCGCcggggcggggacccccggcctcGGCGCGGCGTCTccgcgctgctgccggcggccgcgggaGGGCGTCGCCTGTGTTAGTTCCCTCCGGAGAACCCGgggccagcgccgccgccgccgccccccgccgcccgccgcctccccccccccgcggcggcccctcttgggcggcgggcggcggcggcggcgatgcgcgggggggccgccgcggggctccagccgccgccgcgccgggcgcccCCCTCctcgctcccgccgccgcgccgggcgcgcCCCCGAAatcgcggcggggggcggcgggcggcgcgcggcggggggcgggggggcggcggcgggctggggggcggcggggcgcggggcgcggggcgggcgcggcggcggggggggccccggcggcggcgcgggagcCCCGCGAAAGGGCCCCAAGAAGCACAAGTTGGAGCTGGCGGCGGACCAGGCTGTTGTTGTTCTCAACGTGGTCCGCCCCGCGCCCATATaaagggcggcggcggcgcccgccccgccagagcgcggcggcggcggcgcggagccgagcggagcggagccAGACAGCagcgcgccccgccgggcccccgccacGCCgcggctgctcccgctcccgctcccgctgcccctgcccgcctccGGCCCGCGCCCCCGCGGCACCATGTCGGTGGAGCTGGAAGAAGCCGAGCTGCCCCTGGCCGAGGCGGAGGAGGTGCCGCTGGCCCCGGAGAAGAAAGCGGCCGCTAAGAAGGCGAAaagcggcggcggctcctcgctgtcgccgtcgaagaagaagaagaacaacaagaagaaaaaccagCCGGGCAAATATAGCCAGCTGGTGGTGGAGACGATCCGCAAGCTGGGCGAGCGCAATGGCTCCTCGCTGGCCAAGATCTACAACGAGGCCAAGAAGGTGGCCTGGTTCGACCAGCAGAACGGCAGGACCTACCTGAAGTACTCCATCAAGGCCCTGGTGCAGAACGACACGCTGCTGCAGGTCAAGGGCACCGGCGCCAACGGCTCCTTCAAGCTCAACAGGAAGAAGCTGGAAGGCGGCGGCGACGGGGGCGCGGGCAGCAGCGCCCACAAGTCCCACAAGAAGGCGACGGCCTCCGCGTCCCGGCGGGCGGAGAAGAAGCCGGCGGCCAAGAGCAAGAAGCCCGAGAAGAAATCCCACAAGAAGggagccggcggcgcggcggcgaaGAAGGACAAGGGCAAAGCCAAGAAGGCCACCAAGAAGGGAGCCGCGTCCCCCGGGGGCAAGAAGGTGAAGAAGTCCGCAAAGCCCAAGGCGCTCAAGAGCAGGAAGGCATGAGAGCGGGGCGcaggcagccccccgccgccccccggacTGGGAGCCCCGCGGCACAGACTGCTCTGAGGACGGACCCCAGGGGACCCGCTTTGTCTTTGTGTTGCTGACTCGGCTCCGCAGCCGCCGCCGTGCGCGGtgagcggggctgcggctgccccagcccccttccccttccccggcgccttatttcttccatctcttccccgctccccgccccgcggcttctccccccccccccccccacccccgccttCCCCCCGATCGCGCCCTTTTGTTTTCGGCCGTGCCCCTCCCCGCGCGTAGACGGTTCCCGgctcccccctccttctccccggTGCTTCACAGGGTTTCTTCCCGCCCGGTTTCCATAGCAGCCATTTTGCGGCggcgcccccgctgccccccgcgccACGTgggccggctcccgccgcccgggcccgcgccgcgcccccgccccgcccttccCGCCGGGCGCCGCGTGCCCGCTGGCGGCGATTTCGAAAAGCCACGGCGCCCCCTATTGgctcccggcccccggcgccATGGCAACGGCCCGTTGGGCGCCAATGGGCACCCGCGGCGTCGGGCGCTCTTAAAGGGCCGGCGCTCGCGGGCGGACCCTCGGGCCGCCGGTTCAGGTCGCATCTTCGGTGgcctttaattttgtttttttaatcggttttgggttggttttggtttggtttcttttggttggttttttttggggggagggtggggttttttgttggttttgttttttttttttttttcttttcatttatcgTCGTTtcaaataaattgttaaaaaacGTCGAGCTGTCCTGTGCTCCCTGCAggccccggggagcgggcggggggggccgggggcgaggcgggcgggcccggccgcgctaCGCTGGGCCTCCGGCTGCTGATGGGCCGGAGcgggcccgggggggctgcggcgcaGCTCCCgcctgcggggggcgggggggggggcgaagcTGCACCGCGCCCAgcgggaagggcaggaggaggggagcgaGGATTCCCCTGccgggaggctggggaggagcgcGGTCCCCGCGCAGCTGCACTGGGCTGCGCTCCCCgaacagcgggggggggggggatgctggctgCGGTGAAGGGGTACCCCGCTGCAtagacccccccagcacccgggtTAGAGGTGGGGCacccccaccgccaccccccgCTTCGAGCCCCAGCTGGGGgggagctcccccccccccccccccccccccccctgagCGGGGGTCCCGCTGTGCGCACGCCTGCGGGCGTGAGTGACAGCAGGGGGAAGGCGCTGGGAGCAGGGGCCCATCGCACGCCCCGCGGAGCCACCCCTCGCCTCCATGGCTGGGCCTATTTATAGCCCACACCGGCGAGGTTGCGTAAAGCCCTGCCGGGGATCTGGGCCATCTTGTTCCGCCTGGATGCCGGTGCTCCTGCACCCggcgagcccccagccccgcactcGTCCCCCTCCGCCCACCAGAGACCCTCGGCTTGTACCCGGGttgcaggagagggaggggaagggagcccgGCCCCCGCGTTTGCTCtcgggagcggggcagggggtgtTGCAGTCGCACCGTACCTCGCAGGTCGGCTGCGGTTAAGCCCGCGGCAGGGCAGCGGCCGTCACCCGGGCCGTCGGTAACGGCCTCACACCGGGGTCCTGCTCAGCTGCCTCCGCCGGCCAGGGAGGAGAGCGTCAAGCAGGGGCATCGCCCCGGAGCTGCCGCCAGCCCCTCCACGGGGCTGAACCCAGAGCACCAACGTgctcccgctgcccggggagcgcGGCACGGATCAGCCCAACGCACAAGGCCCCCCAcgaggaggggacagagggacagccACCAGCCGGTGCCTGGGGACAGCCACAACCCCAGGCGAGAGCAGGGCCCTTCCCGCAGGGCTCAGTCCCCGTGCGGCTGCTTTGTCCCCGTGCCCcttggagcaggagcagggcgaAGAGAAGCGAGTTTTACTCCCTGAAGGAAGGTCCATCAGTTAAACGCATTCGGAGAAGCCAGCCGTGCTCCTGGAAGAGGCCAGCGATGCCCTGCTTCCAGgaggctgcagcctccctccGGGTCTATATTCaggacaggcagctgccaggtCAGGCCAGCCGCCCTCCTGCAGCCCACGCAAGTCCCACGCCAAGCTTGAACGCCTGCCAGCGACCTCGGGTGCCGGGAGGGAGCTGCTGCATTCCAGCACTGATCTGCGGTCGTCTCCTTAGTCAATAGATGACACTGCAGGTTCTGACGGGTTGGAGGGAACGCCGTCGCCGAGGTCTGGCTGGTCTCACGGCCAGCAGCGGTGTTTGTTACACTTCGCACTCGAGCAGCTCGCTGCAGCATGCACGGCCGCAGGCAGAGgggcctccccgctccccgggagGGGTGGTCAGAGCAACCGCACCTCGGCAACGGCACGGCTCTGCCCTCGGCACTGACCTGCGAGGCAAATTGCTCGACTGGTACAGAGCGTTACCTCGAAACCAAACCACCGGTGGCAACCCtggagggtgagggcagagggaaggcagctgGGTGACGCACCGTCCCGGTCCAGCTGGAGCCCTCGCCTCTCGGTCGGAGGGGCTGGCAGCATCTTACCTCGCAGGCtgaggctgctgggagctgcGATGCCGGAGCATCCCCGAGGGAGCTCCCACGGGTGCTGCCAGCCGTGAGGGCCAGGCTCTGGGGAGAAACCCAAGCCCCGAGGACTTCCAAGGGCCAGCGACTCCAGTCCCACCACCCAGACAAACACAGCCAGTCCCAGAGCTGAGGTGCACAGCCCACGGAAGCTCTGCTGCCCGTGCCAGGACGCAGAGCAGCCTCCTACAGCAGAGCGCTTCAGTTGCAGGTCTGTGCTTATCTCACCTTCAGGTGCCCaagaggaggcaggggaagagccctgcagccccctgccctctccttgaGGGAAGCAGAGACCAACAGACCCCCTTTCAGGCTCGTGTGACCTCTGTGAAGGCTCTACTCAGCCAAGTCCTTCACATTTTATGAGCTCAACTGCTCTGGTGCTACGAAGCATTCGGAAAAGCCAGGACCAGCGACACAGCTCCAAGAAGCCACGAGACCCATCTCTGGAGCTGCGGGCTTGAAGGTGACAAAGTCCATTCCAGCTTTCTAATAAAGACCAAGACTTCCGCTCTGCCGGTCACAACAAT
This sequence is a window from Mycteria americana isolate JAX WOST 10 ecotype Jacksonville Zoo and Gardens chromosome 11, USCA_MyAme_1.0, whole genome shotgun sequence. Protein-coding genes within it:
- the H1-10 gene encoding histone H1.10 codes for the protein MSVELEEAELPLAEAEEVPLAPEKKAAAKKAKSGGGSSLSPSKKKKNNKKKNQPGKYSQLVVETIRKLGERNGSSLAKIYNEAKKVAWFDQQNGRTYLKYSIKALVQNDTLLQVKGTGANGSFKLNRKKLEGGGDGGAGSSAHKSHKKATASASRRAEKKPAAKSKKPEKKSHKKGAGGAAAKKDKGKAKKATKKGAASPGGKKVKKSAKPKALKSRKA